DNA from Rubripirellula lacrimiformis:
TGCGGCGGGCGTCGTCGGAGCCTCACTGCCCAAAGCGGTCTCCTTGGGCGGTCAGCCGATGGGCGACAGACCGGTGGGATTCGGGAAAGCCAAGTCGGTGCTAATCGTGATGCTTAGCGGTGGCCCCAGCCAGTTGGACATGCTTGATCCCAAGCCAGACGCGCCGGCGGAAGTCCGCGGTGAGTTCACGCCGATCTCGACCACCATCCCGGGCGTAAAGGTTTGCGAGCACCTGCCGAAACTTGCCAAACAAACCGATCGTTGGGCCATCGTTCGGACACTGGCGCATCGCGAACACAACCATTTGCTGGCGACCCATGTGGCGTTGACCGGCCGCCCGACACCCTTGCCACGCGGTGGATCGGATTTAGATCGCGTCGAAACTCGCAACGATTTCCCCAACTATGCGTCCGCGCTCGACTTCGTCCGACCGCGCAACGACGGCATGCCGTCGGGCGTCTCGTTGCCGAATTATATGATCGAAGGCCCGCTCACTTGGCCCGGCCAGCATTCAGGTTTCTTGGGTGCGAAACACGATCCATGGCAAATCAACGGCGATCCGAACGATCCAAATTTTCGGATGCAAGCGCTCACGATGCGAGACGGCGTGTCGACCGGACGCCTGCAATCGCGCCGGCAACTGTTGGACCAAATGAATCATGGCCGCGGCAGCTTGACCGGTGACGAGACAGAATCGCTTCGCGATCAGCAAAAACTGGCTTTCGGGTTGCTTACATCCGGAAAACTGACGCAGGCATTCGAAATCAATCGCGAGTCGGACGAAACCCGAGATCGCTACGGTCGCAATAAGTTCGGTCAATCGTTGCTGCTGTCCAAACGCATGATCGAAGCTGGCGTGCCCGTCGTCCAAGCAACCATGGGGATCGTGCAAACCTGGGACACACACTTTGACAATTGGGGCAGGCTGAAGAACAAACTGCTTCCCCAGCTGGATCAAGGTCTCGAAGCGTTGACCGATGATCTTGCGGCCAGCGGTCTTTTGGATGACACATTGTTGATCGTCATGGGTGAATTCGGACGCACTCCGAAGGTGACCACACTGCCGGGACAAACCATTCCCGGCCGCGATCATTGGGCTCACGCGTATTCCGGTTTATTCGCTGGGGCGGGGATCCAGGGCGGCCAAGTGATCGGCCAAACCGATGCCCAAGCCGCCTATCCGGTGACAAATTCGTGGTCACCGGCGGACATCTGCAGCACGATCTTCAATGCCCTTGGCGTTGACGCCGGCGCCACCATCGATGATCCGCTGGATCGACCACACCATCTTCTGAACGGGAAGGTCATCTCGAATCTGTATACGGGAGCGACCGCATGATCCCCAAGTCGCGACTCCCCACGTCATGTGCACAGCAACACACAGGACATTCACGTCGCAGTGCATTGCAAGCCGGTGCGATTGGGATCCTTGGACTCGGCATGAACCATCTGGCTGGGCTGCGTCAGGCGACTGCATCGGAGGGCAGTCGGCCCAGTGGAAAAGCCAAATCGTGCATCTTCATATTTTTGTCGGGCGGACTGTCCCAGCACGATAGTTTTGACATGAAGCCCAACGCGCCGGACAACATTCGCGGTGAATTCAAGCCGATCGCAACCAAGACGCCAGGCCTGCAAATTTGCGAACACCTGCCCAAACTCGCTCAACGAAGCCACTTGTGGTCGCTATGCCGTTCGCTCACAC
Protein-coding regions in this window:
- a CDS encoding DUF1501 domain-containing protein, which gives rise to MLKPLYGLDRRGLLRAAAAGVVGASLPKAVSLGGQPMGDRPVGFGKAKSVLIVMLSGGPSQLDMLDPKPDAPAEVRGEFTPISTTIPGVKVCEHLPKLAKQTDRWAIVRTLAHREHNHLLATHVALTGRPTPLPRGGSDLDRVETRNDFPNYASALDFVRPRNDGMPSGVSLPNYMIEGPLTWPGQHSGFLGAKHDPWQINGDPNDPNFRMQALTMRDGVSTGRLQSRRQLLDQMNHGRGSLTGDETESLRDQQKLAFGLLTSGKLTQAFEINRESDETRDRYGRNKFGQSLLLSKRMIEAGVPVVQATMGIVQTWDTHFDNWGRLKNKLLPQLDQGLEALTDDLAASGLLDDTLLIVMGEFGRTPKVTTLPGQTIPGRDHWAHAYSGLFAGAGIQGGQVIGQTDAQAAYPVTNSWSPADICSTIFNALGVDAGATIDDPLDRPHHLLNGKVISNLYTGATA